One window from the genome of Pedobacter schmidteae encodes:
- a CDS encoding glycoside hydrolase family 88 protein, whose protein sequence is MNKLNIYLSILLVVMIAVGCTVKETVFKTDPTLLKSIDRSFTDADRQYQLMMKNLPPNQFPKTFYPLTGKFEACNSDWWVSGFYPGSLLYIYEQTKDTILYKETERMLKVLEKEKNNKTTHDLGFMMYCSFGMANSMNPKPEYKDILISSARSLASRFNPKVGCIQSWDAKPDEFLVIIDNMMNLELLFWATRETGDSTYYKMAVTHANTTMKNHFRPDYSSYHVINYHPETGQVQEKRTDQGYADESAWARGQAWGLYGYTLMYRETKDKRYLDQANHIAGFLLQHPNMPEDKIPFWDFNAPDIPKALRDASAGAVMAAALLELCRYNTSDQAQLYFKTAEKMIRTLSSVQYKAALGTNGGFILKHGVGHMPKGSEVDVPLTYGDYYYLEALKRYKDYAN, encoded by the coding sequence ATGAATAAATTAAACATCTATCTAAGTATACTGCTTGTGGTCATGATTGCAGTAGGATGTACGGTAAAAGAAACTGTTTTTAAAACAGACCCGACATTGTTAAAAAGTATCGACCGCAGTTTTACTGATGCGGATCGGCAATATCAGTTGATGATGAAAAACCTTCCGCCCAACCAGTTTCCTAAGACGTTTTACCCCCTTACCGGAAAATTTGAAGCCTGCAATTCAGATTGGTGGGTGAGTGGATTTTATCCGGGTTCCCTGCTTTATATCTATGAGCAGACAAAAGACACCATACTTTACAAAGAAACCGAAAGGATGCTGAAAGTACTTGAAAAAGAAAAGAACAACAAAACCACACACGACCTCGGTTTTATGATGTATTGCAGTTTTGGCATGGCCAATTCGATGAACCCGAAACCGGAGTATAAAGATATTTTAATCAGCAGCGCCAGGTCACTGGCCAGCAGATTTAACCCAAAGGTGGGCTGCATCCAGTCCTGGGATGCCAAACCTGATGAGTTCCTGGTGATCATCGACAACATGATGAACTTAGAACTTTTATTCTGGGCCACGCGGGAAACTGGCGATTCGACTTATTATAAAATGGCTGTTACCCATGCCAATACGACTATGAAAAACCATTTCCGTCCGGATTACAGTTCTTATCACGTGATCAATTACCATCCTGAAACAGGGCAGGTACAAGAAAAAAGAACAGACCAGGGCTATGCCGATGAATCAGCTTGGGCAAGGGGCCAAGCCTGGGGGCTTTATGGTTACACGCTGATGTACCGTGAGACAAAAGACAAGCGGTACCTGGATCAGGCCAATCATATTGCCGGATTTCTACTCCAACATCCCAATATGCCCGAGGATAAAATACCCTTTTGGGATTTCAATGCACCTGATATACCCAAAGCTTTAAGAGATGCTTCAGCAGGGGCGGTAATGGCGGCGGCATTGCTGGAACTATGCCGGTACAATACATCCGATCAGGCACAATTATATTTCAAAACAGCTGAAAAGATGATTCGGACACTTTCATCAGTGCAGTACAAAGCAGCACTTGGTACCAATGGCGGGTTTATATTAAAACATGGGGTGGGCCACATGCCAAAGGGATCGGAAGTGGATGTACCACTTACTTATGGTGATTACTATTACCTGGAGGCTTTAAAACGATACAAAGATTATGCAAATTAA
- a CDS encoding glycosyl hydrolase, with the protein MKSKVMICSLCGIIALTLQTGNASAQKKNGVPHDTKFSGYPTRDPGFDVRPGFRSPPKGYGNVPFFWWNGDTLSRARLTEQLDILKESATDGFAVSYLHTDPKGADAELNKKLGYGLYGRTEHGNPAVYSAEWWKTWNWFSGEAAKRGMAVGLDDYTIGWVGNGYSTDEVRDLERFKSYKGTLVIKIDTIKGGSTLKKMVPPDLISLTAWPANGNAALIDLKGKVKDGHIEFKAPNNGDWKVYTIVASNNYMLHPDHGKELVKHYFQRFEDKMDAQGRKGMNYFFQDELFIPFNMNTWSEDFAQQFSRIKGYDVLPYLPALKENIGAITPKIRMDYADVLMELAEERYFKPIYDWHSSRGLIYGSDNLDRGLEPLNYVDYFRVESWYTAPGNDAPARGSSFIQTKVSSSVAHLYKRPRTWLEAFHSMGWGSSGEWLTEQLDHHFIAGGNLICMHGLYYTTHGGWWEWAPPDFHYRMPYWPHMKKWLEYGERLSFVMSQGTHVSDIALMYPTEPMQAFPGTRPNVSFATAKTLSNAGLDYDFMDYRSLLKTEIGAKSLKVSDMAYKILILPDMKAMHYEALQQALNFYRKGGIVVATGALPMASTRKGSNDSQVDAIVKEIFGLTAKEQEAGKKTGLHQNASGGKGLLADTLNIATVLAQHITPDFIPGEGGGKVLHRKIGDKDLYMTMNIKPGNEVFYRVQGRPELWDAKTGQTKVLPVVKQTREGTVIRSDVGYTNSSIIVFSPGQPVIENKGQTETAAVEKKLLDGDWKIEFLPTMNNKWGDFRLPAFDRMIGTEARTFKFSKKVKAANDWTAKSFDDNSWQEGIYDYGYQMQWLRDSTSNNFERLISNALEEKLEGWKPYRFSWRFGVWNHPGPQGYHGLKGKVNDGFLILDGAGDHLFKTYVYAPLEQLYRVDLGERKPDRFYIDGKVFTGTEIKLGKGWHTILAAYAGVPKKGYKTGPNSRDERPRSAIVFIPSAQPVPEPISPYSKILAMRWYHTDHLMFDPDKGLDPVYCYRFVAAPGLEKMEMGIYGKNLLCWIDGKLLEKKYVKLLKTENGLNTYQVILPEKKARIAEVAMELTAETGIQDVAVFPFPIKLFCSSGLLPAGNWAETGQMKHYSGGLFYRKTITLTEEQMKRKASIDLGEVVATCAVKVNGKEVATMMSKPYKAEITSFLKAGDNEIEVLVYSTLSNHYQTIPSAYRGNPRAGLIGPVVLELQQ; encoded by the coding sequence ATGAAAAGCAAAGTAATGATATGCTCCTTATGTGGGATAATCGCCCTGACCCTGCAAACGGGAAATGCTTCTGCCCAAAAAAAGAATGGTGTTCCGCACGATACAAAGTTTAGCGGATATCCAACGAGAGATCCGGGGTTTGATGTGCGTCCGGGTTTCCGTAGTCCACCCAAGGGGTATGGAAATGTTCCTTTTTTCTGGTGGAATGGTGATACCCTGTCCCGGGCACGTTTAACCGAACAACTGGATATCCTCAAAGAATCAGCGACGGATGGTTTTGCCGTCAGCTATTTGCATACTGACCCCAAAGGTGCTGATGCCGAGCTCAACAAGAAGCTCGGTTATGGTCTTTATGGCCGGACAGAGCATGGCAATCCCGCCGTATATTCCGCCGAGTGGTGGAAAACCTGGAACTGGTTTTCCGGCGAAGCTGCCAAAAGAGGCATGGCCGTAGGTTTAGACGATTATACCATCGGCTGGGTGGGAAATGGTTATTCTACCGACGAGGTACGAGACCTGGAACGTTTTAAATCATATAAGGGTACGTTAGTTATAAAAATCGATACCATAAAAGGTGGTTCCACGCTAAAAAAAATGGTACCGCCTGATCTGATTAGTCTGACTGCCTGGCCGGCGAACGGTAACGCTGCACTTATCGACCTGAAAGGAAAAGTTAAAGACGGCCATATTGAGTTTAAAGCCCCAAACAACGGCGACTGGAAAGTGTATACCATTGTGGCCAGCAATAACTACATGTTGCATCCCGATCATGGTAAAGAATTGGTAAAACACTATTTTCAGCGCTTTGAAGATAAAATGGATGCCCAGGGACGTAAAGGGATGAATTATTTTTTTCAGGATGAACTATTCATTCCATTTAATATGAATACCTGGTCTGAAGATTTTGCTCAGCAGTTTAGTCGCATAAAAGGCTATGATGTGCTTCCTTATCTGCCCGCGTTAAAAGAAAATATTGGCGCAATTACCCCTAAAATTCGAATGGATTATGCGGATGTGTTGATGGAACTGGCAGAAGAAAGATATTTCAAACCCATCTACGACTGGCATTCAAGTCGCGGCCTTATTTATGGCTCAGATAACCTGGACCGGGGATTGGAGCCGCTCAATTATGTAGACTATTTTCGTGTAGAAAGCTGGTATACCGCACCAGGAAATGATGCCCCCGCCAGAGGTTCTTCCTTTATACAAACCAAAGTGTCCAGCTCCGTGGCGCATTTATACAAGCGTCCACGCACCTGGTTGGAGGCCTTTCATAGCATGGGCTGGGGCAGTAGTGGCGAATGGCTGACCGAACAGCTGGACCATCACTTTATTGCGGGAGGTAATCTCATTTGTATGCATGGCCTTTATTACACAACGCATGGCGGATGGTGGGAGTGGGCACCACCCGATTTTCATTACCGTATGCCTTACTGGCCACACATGAAAAAATGGCTCGAATATGGTGAACGTTTAAGTTTTGTGATGAGTCAGGGTACTCACGTTAGTGATATCGCTTTGATGTACCCAACCGAACCGATGCAGGCTTTCCCCGGAACCAGACCTAATGTGAGTTTTGCTACCGCAAAAACATTAAGCAATGCTGGCCTCGATTATGATTTTATGGATTACAGGTCACTCCTTAAAACTGAGATCGGTGCCAAATCCCTGAAAGTATCAGACATGGCATACAAGATCCTGATCCTGCCTGATATGAAGGCGATGCACTATGAGGCCTTGCAGCAGGCATTAAATTTTTACCGAAAAGGAGGAATCGTCGTAGCCACGGGTGCATTACCTATGGCCAGTACACGTAAAGGCAGTAACGATTCGCAAGTTGATGCGATTGTTAAGGAAATTTTCGGTTTAACGGCAAAGGAACAGGAAGCAGGTAAAAAGACCGGCCTCCATCAAAATGCGTCCGGAGGAAAGGGTTTACTTGCTGATACATTGAATATCGCAACCGTACTTGCACAACACATTACACCAGATTTTATTCCAGGTGAAGGAGGAGGGAAGGTTCTGCACCGCAAAATCGGCGACAAAGACCTGTACATGACTATGAACATCAAACCTGGAAACGAAGTTTTTTACCGCGTGCAGGGACGCCCTGAATTATGGGACGCCAAAACCGGGCAGACGAAAGTTTTACCTGTTGTTAAACAAACCAGGGAGGGTACCGTTATCCGCTCTGATGTGGGATACACCAACTCCTCTATTATTGTTTTTTCTCCCGGACAGCCGGTGATCGAAAATAAAGGACAGACTGAAACAGCAGCAGTGGAGAAAAAACTGCTTGACGGTGACTGGAAAATTGAATTTCTGCCTACCATGAATAACAAATGGGGTGATTTCCGTTTGCCTGCTTTCGACAGGATGATCGGTACGGAAGCACGTACCTTTAAATTCAGCAAGAAGGTAAAAGCAGCTAACGACTGGACGGCGAAGTCTTTTGATGACAACAGCTGGCAGGAGGGTATTTACGACTATGGCTATCAGATGCAATGGCTGCGGGATTCTACATCCAATAATTTTGAAAGATTAATCAGTAATGCGCTGGAGGAAAAACTTGAAGGTTGGAAACCTTACCGGTTCAGCTGGCGTTTTGGTGTTTGGAATCATCCGGGGCCGCAAGGTTATCATGGATTAAAAGGTAAAGTAAACGATGGTTTTCTCATTTTAGATGGCGCGGGTGACCACTTATTTAAAACCTATGTTTATGCTCCTCTCGAGCAGTTATATCGTGTGGATCTGGGCGAGAGGAAACCCGACCGTTTTTACATAGATGGAAAGGTTTTTACCGGAACTGAAATTAAACTGGGCAAAGGCTGGCACACCATATTAGCTGCTTATGCTGGTGTACCTAAAAAAGGATACAAAACCGGGCCTAACTCTCGGGATGAACGTCCAAGGAGTGCTATCGTATTTATTCCTTCAGCACAGCCCGTACCTGAACCCATTTCTCCTTACTCGAAGATTCTGGCCATGCGCTGGTACCATACAGATCACCTGATGTTTGACCCGGACAAAGGACTGGACCCTGTTTATTGTTATCGTTTCGTGGCTGCGCCAGGACTGGAGAAAATGGAAATGGGTATTTATGGGAAAAACCTATTGTGCTGGATAGACGGCAAGCTTCTGGAAAAGAAATATGTAAAACTATTGAAAACTGAAAATGGCTTAAATACCTATCAGGTCATTTTACCGGAAAAGAAAGCGAGAATTGCAGAAGTTGCTATGGAGCTAACCGCTGAAACCGGTATTCAGGACGTGGCCGTTTTCCCTTTTCCCATTAAGTTATTCTGTAGTTCCGGCCTGCTTCCAGCTGGTAACTGGGCCGAAACGGGGCAAATGAAGCATTATTCCGGTGGATTATTCTACCGTAAAACAATTACCCTTACTGAAGAGCAGATGAAGAGAAAAGCCAGTATCGACCTCGGCGAGGTTGTAGCCACCTGTGCGGTTAAAGTAAATGGGAAAGAAGTGGCAACCATGATGTCTAAACCCTATAAAGCTGAAATTACTTCATTTTTGAAAGCTGGCGATAATGAAATAGAAGTTTTGGTTTACAGCACACTATCCAATCACTATCAGACTATTCCATCTGCCTATCGTGGAAATCCAAGAGCAGGCTTAATAGGACCTGTTGTATTGGAACTGCAGCAATAG
- a CDS encoding hybrid sensor histidine kinase/response regulator transcription factor, with the protein MNLAMWRFILLSFSVTVIGQTAAGQKPVAFNSLTIENGLSQNSVIAIIQDKSNFMWFGTRQGLNRYDGYQFKIYRNNPADPRSISNNEIQCLLTDSEGTMWIGTANGLNRYNSDKDTFTQISTRTKSGLSNNGIERIYEDRDKNIWIGTLGGLNLLTDKSKNTFKSFRFNRLKADGINGIYALYKDTRGNMWIGTGGGLLCMRLKNGRYHYERFKHDPKNASGISSNYVTSINADDQQNLWIGTSNGICLYNYASKSFTRYGHDNKNPNSLTHNDVRSITKDGQGLLWIGTQEGLSILDPINKNFSNYLHDPELKNSISHNSVHSIYLDINKTMWVGTYYGGVNYSHTISTRFKTYQNSRLHSSISSNIVSSIVEDKQNDLWIGTEGGGLNHLNRKTNTYTVYKTNPNDMSSITSNLVKIVCKENSGNGDLIVGTHYGGLNIFNPKTGHFKHIVNVRDTKNKIGTAEILALRQDRYGTIWVGSRNGLSILRKHNGDFPDHTTKSVLDKYTKQNKKGVQVLFEDKAQNLWLGTSAGLYRYNFSSKVLTLFTKNEGDNNRLQSDYINCVVQTSKGLICVGTYFGGISIFDNSTNRFKTYTEANGLANNNVVGIVEDDSGKLWISTANGLSELNLTTGKFRNYTKSDGLAGNEFNTRSYFKDSNGEIFFGGLNGLTSFYPKEIETNTYAAPIVFTGLKLFNQPVDVGGADELLKEQILKTKELTFKHDQNHFTLGFALLNYIKTDKNKYAYKLEGYDQQWNYTDHPSATYTNLPSGNYHFVVKGINNDGLSASNQPGLNIKILPPVWASWWAYVLYIVLFSVLLFLTVRYLFIRELLKRSEDVQKMKLNFFTYISHEIRTPLTLILGPLENLVKTTQEIPEINKQVLPIKNNADRLMRLITELMDFRKAETGHLKLHVSCDNIIAFAREIFIAFKHVADTRDIGYTFDFAKEDIAVYFDRIQLEKVLFNLLSNAFKFTGNQGIINMAIEDNTDEVIIKVRDNGKGIPYESQQKLFSDFFQVDEQGSGHIGSGIGLALSKSIIESHHGSISIVSSPATADQLGDTCFTISLKKGRSHFKPDEIISVTHPIAENSLYKPLQPVSNTIALDKTKPTSGKTILIVEDNEEIRQMLKQFLADEYEIRECTNGLSGWETATDLFPDLVICDVMMPVMDGLELCRKLKTDDRTSHIPVILLTAKSSHVHQMDGLETGADVYMTKPFSTDLLKLNVRNLLQSRQMMRQKFSQEVNLQPQNITVNTVEHTFMIKIVQYIEDHMADQDFNVPELSTYMGMSQPVLYKKIRAITDLSVNDFIKTIRLKKAAQLLAQKTYNVSEVSYMVGFNDPKYFSREFKKQYGHSPKLYSL; encoded by the coding sequence ATGAATTTAGCTATGTGGAGATTCATTCTCTTAAGCTTTTCTGTTACTGTAATCGGCCAGACTGCTGCAGGTCAAAAACCTGTCGCATTTAACAGCCTTACAATAGAAAATGGACTGTCACAAAACTCAGTAATTGCCATCATTCAGGATAAATCAAATTTTATGTGGTTTGGGACCCGACAAGGCTTGAACCGATACGATGGTTACCAATTTAAGATTTACAGGAATAACCCTGCCGACCCACGCAGCATTTCTAACAATGAAATTCAATGCCTGCTTACTGATAGTGAAGGAACAATGTGGATAGGTACAGCAAATGGGCTAAATCGATATAATTCGGATAAAGATACCTTTACCCAGATCAGCACGCGAACAAAAAGTGGCTTGAGTAATAATGGAATTGAGCGCATTTACGAAGATAGAGACAAAAATATTTGGATAGGCACATTGGGGGGGCTCAATCTGCTGACTGATAAGAGCAAAAACACATTTAAATCCTTTCGTTTTAATCGGCTAAAAGCGGATGGAATTAACGGCATTTATGCCCTTTACAAAGATACACGGGGAAATATGTGGATTGGAACAGGTGGCGGGTTATTGTGTATGCGTTTAAAGAATGGTCGCTACCATTACGAGCGTTTTAAACATGACCCAAAAAATGCCTCTGGCATTAGTTCAAACTATGTTACAAGCATCAATGCCGATGATCAACAAAATCTGTGGATTGGAACATCTAACGGAATTTGCTTGTACAATTACGCTTCAAAATCCTTTACAAGATATGGCCACGATAACAAAAACCCCAATTCACTTACCCATAACGATGTAAGAAGCATTACCAAAGATGGACAGGGATTGCTTTGGATAGGCACCCAGGAAGGACTGAGTATTTTAGACCCCATAAATAAGAACTTCAGTAATTACCTGCACGATCCGGAGCTTAAAAACAGCATCAGTCACAATTCTGTCCATTCCATTTATCTGGATATTAATAAAACCATGTGGGTGGGGACTTATTATGGAGGCGTTAACTATAGTCATACTATTTCTACAAGATTCAAAACTTATCAAAACAGCCGTCTGCACTCCAGCATCAGCAGCAATATTGTGAGTTCAATTGTAGAGGATAAGCAAAATGACCTTTGGATTGGGACTGAGGGTGGTGGGTTAAATCATTTGAATAGAAAAACGAACACCTATACCGTTTATAAAACCAATCCAAACGATATGTCCAGTATTACCTCTAATCTGGTTAAGATTGTTTGTAAAGAAAACTCAGGAAATGGAGATTTAATTGTTGGCACCCATTATGGCGGTCTCAATATCTTTAATCCTAAAACCGGTCATTTTAAACATATCGTAAATGTAAGAGACACTAAAAATAAGATCGGTACGGCCGAGATCCTGGCGCTGAGACAGGACAGGTATGGGACAATATGGGTTGGATCCAGAAATGGGCTGTCAATTTTAAGGAAACACAACGGCGATTTCCCCGATCATACCACCAAAAGTGTACTTGACAAATACACCAAACAAAACAAAAAGGGTGTTCAGGTTCTTTTTGAAGACAAAGCACAAAACCTTTGGCTAGGTACATCGGCAGGTTTGTACCGTTATAATTTCAGCTCAAAAGTGCTAACGCTTTTCACCAAAAATGAAGGAGACAACAACAGGCTTCAATCTGATTATATCAATTGTGTGGTTCAAACCTCCAAAGGGTTAATATGTGTAGGTACATATTTTGGTGGGATCAGTATATTTGACAATAGTACCAATCGTTTTAAAACCTATACCGAGGCAAATGGCCTGGCCAACAATAATGTGGTGGGCATAGTGGAAGACGATTCAGGTAAATTATGGATCAGTACCGCTAATGGACTTTCGGAGTTAAACCTAACCACAGGAAAATTCAGAAATTATACTAAAAGTGACGGATTGGCTGGGAATGAGTTCAATACCCGATCGTATTTTAAAGACAGTAACGGAGAGATCTTTTTTGGAGGTTTAAATGGCCTTACGTCCTTCTACCCTAAAGAAATAGAGACCAACACTTATGCCGCTCCGATCGTTTTTACAGGGTTGAAATTGTTTAACCAACCTGTTGATGTGGGTGGTGCGGATGAGTTGCTGAAGGAACAGATTTTAAAAACAAAAGAGCTTACATTTAAGCACGATCAAAACCATTTTACCCTTGGTTTTGCTTTGTTAAATTATATTAAAACTGACAAAAACAAATATGCCTATAAACTGGAAGGTTATGATCAACAATGGAATTATACTGATCATCCAAGTGCTACGTACACCAATCTTCCTTCGGGGAACTATCATTTTGTGGTCAAAGGCATTAACAATGACGGTCTTTCGGCAAGCAACCAGCCGGGCCTGAATATCAAAATCCTGCCACCAGTTTGGGCAAGCTGGTGGGCTTACGTTTTGTATATCGTCCTATTTTCTGTGCTCTTATTTCTTACGGTAAGATACCTTTTTATCAGGGAATTGTTAAAAAGATCAGAAGATGTACAAAAGATGAAATTAAACTTTTTCACTTACATTTCACATGAGATACGCACGCCATTGACCCTGATACTCGGGCCTCTGGAAAACCTGGTAAAAACTACCCAGGAGATTCCGGAGATAAATAAACAGGTATTGCCCATAAAAAATAATGCGGACCGGCTGATGAGGCTCATTACCGAGCTCATGGACTTTAGAAAGGCGGAGACGGGACACTTAAAATTGCATGTGAGCTGTGATAATATCATCGCATTTGCAAGGGAAATTTTCATTGCCTTTAAGCATGTGGCAGATACCCGCGACATCGGCTATACATTCGACTTTGCAAAAGAGGACATAGCGGTGTATTTTGATAGGATACAATTAGAAAAAGTATTGTTTAACCTGCTTTCAAACGCATTTAAATTTACCGGTAATCAAGGCATTATTAACATGGCTATTGAAGACAATACTGATGAGGTTATTATCAAAGTACGGGATAACGGCAAAGGAATACCTTATGAGAGTCAACAAAAATTATTTAGTGATTTTTTCCAGGTTGACGAACAGGGATCAGGTCATATTGGCTCAGGAATTGGCCTGGCTTTATCCAAAAGCATTATCGAATCTCATCATGGAAGTATCAGTATAGTGAGCAGTCCGGCTACGGCAGACCAGCTTGGCGATACCTGTTTCACTATATCTCTTAAAAAAGGCAGAAGTCATTTTAAACCCGATGAAATTATATCTGTTACACACCCCATTGCAGAAAATTCACTTTACAAACCTTTACAGCCAGTAAGTAACACTATAGCGTTGGACAAGACAAAACCTACATCCGGAAAAACAATTTTGATTGTAGAGGATAACGAAGAAATCCGACAGATGTTAAAGCAGTTTTTAGCTGATGAATACGAGATTAGGGAGTGTACTAACGGTCTAAGTGGTTGGGAGACCGCGACCGACTTGTTTCCTGATCTGGTTATTTGTGATGTGATGATGCCGGTAATGGACGGTTTGGAGCTATGCCGTAAACTCAAAACGGATGATCGTACCAGCCACATTCCTGTCATCCTGTTAACGGCAAAATCCTCTCACGTTCATCAAATGGACGGACTGGAAACCGGTGCAGATGTATATATGACCAAACCATTTAGCACCGATCTGCTAAAACTTAATGTCAGAAACCTGCTTCAATCCAGACAAATGATGCGGCAGAAATTTAGCCAGGAAGTAAATTTGCAGCCTCAGAACATTACGGTAAACACAGTTGAACATACCTTTATGATTAAAATAGTTCAGTATATTGAAGACCACATGGCTGATCAGGATTTTAACGTCCCTGAATTGTCGACTTATATGGGTATGAGTCAGCCGGTATTGTATAAAAAAATCAGAGCAATTACCGACCTTTCTGTAAATGATTTTATTAAAACCATACGATTGAAGAAAGCGGCTCAATTGCTGGCCCAAAAAACATATAATGTTTCTGAAGTGTCCTATATGGTTGGCTTTAATGATCCTAAATATTTCAGCAGAGAATTTAAAAAACAATACGGGCATAGTCCGAAGTTGTATTCATTGTAA